In Brassica napus cultivar Da-Ae chromosome C2, Da-Ae, whole genome shotgun sequence, the sequence AAAGCTGCCTTCTCCAACAGACTCTCAACTCTATTTATATGTGATCTTCATCTCAACGGCGAAGCCTCCAAATGGAAGAGCGTCTTTCTTCTTTGACTTCTCAGTCAACACTTCTCTTCTCATTTTGTGGAAATACAGCTAGACAAGCTTATCAGTTTTCTGTAAGGATAGCTCACTGGCTCCGGGGATAGATCTGAGATTTTGGGGAGGAGGATATAAAcatttcttttaaaagtttttttttatataaagtttCCCTAATTTGGAGGTctacttctatatatataaaagtatatttttgtaTGTTTATCCACAAATGGATCATCTTAATTGTCTAATTACGGCCATTAGAAACTCGTTCCACGCATCAATAGGCCCTGGCAAGCACCAGTGGACGCAGTCATTATAACCTTTCATCCATTTATTTCCCCAATGACCATTAGGATGACCATCAGGTCTCATCAGCATAACCTTAGTCACATCCAAAACCGCAAACTTCTTTCCTTTATAGTCTCCTTTTGTTACACCTTCAAGCTGTTGAATCTGAGATGTCCTGATCTTCATCTCGTTACTCTGGAGATCGATCTGGTTCTCACCAAAAGGACTGGTTCTGCTGCACGCTCCTCCAGTATCCCAAGTCCCGTTCTCGAAATGGGAAGGGGAAATAGTCCTCAGGACTGTAACTAAGTCTTCCTTGCAGTTCTTACACTCACTGATGTGCTTAAATACCGCTGAGTAAACAAGCTTAAACCCTTCGTCTGGGCTTATGTGAGTCATGTTTGGTAAGTTACAGTAGATGCAACCAAGCGTCTCGTCTCCTCTATGGATGATTATTGGTCTGAAGAACCAGTGAGCAGCCGAGACAATAGAAATGTCTGTATTTGGCAGACCCTTGGACCACCCTTCATCCATCTTGGCAAGATCTAAATCAAACAATCCAGTTCCGGTCTTGTTACTGTCTACCCTCTCTTGTCCCGCCACAAGAAACTTAGTCCAAGATGTAGATAGTGTAAAATCATGACTAGGAAAGTACCAAATCCTGTTTCTGTCTTCTCCATCCTTGTAGATATCTCTAGGAGTTTCTTCCTGCAGAAGCAAACGCTATTTTCTAACTTTCTTGTAAACCAAGCAACAGAtacatctttaaaaaaaaaaaagattgaacttCACCATTGACAACAAGCAAAGAAGAGATTCCATGTGGTTTCTTGCTACAGAATCACCAATAAAACTCATCTTCTTGCCTCTAACCATACTGAGAAACGCCTTAGGGTTAAATCTAGGAAGATCGCAGCCATCGGGTTTCCATCTCCAAAACAAGAAATATCTGTCTGATCGCCCATGTTTTATGCAGTTCTTGGAAGCAGGAATAGTGGAACAGCTTGAGTTTGTGTACAAAGATCCTCTTTTGTCTGGAACCCAATGTCCCTTGAACAAATCACAATCAGGATCTAACCAAgccacaccaacaacaaaaacaaaaataaaataagtcaatagaattttccaaaaatagcccaagaacaaaagaaaaaaatgaatataatgtTACAAATAATATAGGAATGGTTACAAATAAAATCATGTATTCATAAGTCTAAAAGTACAAATAATCCTTGTTCCCATAACCTAAGCTCGTGGAGAAACCAAACCTCAcaaaaccatattatatattctCTTTTATGTGACCTTACCGATTTGAGGTTGGGTAGTGGGAACATTTTGATCGGAGATGGACCTGAAAGGACTTTGATGGTAAACCAAGAAAACGGTGAAGAAGAGACTTATACAAAGAAAAGGCAAGAGGAATGGCGATGATCTTCCCATGTTTGAAGCTATCCATCTCTGTGTTTTCTCTGAGCTTTCCCAGAAAACCGATGATGATTTCATCGTTGCATGTCGATCATCCCACGCATATGTTATCTATTTATACACATCCCACGCATATGTCATCCTCTATTCTGCTTCCTTGAACTTTAGTTTTTGGcagtaaaaatgaaaaagggTTGAAAATGGcgattttttaatgaaattatgAGTATCTTTTGgttcaaaattattttgtttttatgtatttgtttgttttcattatgTAATAGTAGCCGTCCGATGAAGACGTGTGGCGTGCGAGGAGGTGCTTGCTGTTGGTTTTGCATGTGAATTTGTGGTGTGGTGAGTCTTTTTCCATTTACAATTAAACCATATTTCACGGTGAGATCCTTTTTCGTCTTAGTAGAATTTTTTTAGCGCGCCTAGGTATTGTTTATGTATCTTCTTCCCCTTTGTCGacttttgaacttttttttttcttttttgaacacATCGTATTTTGAACTTTAATAGTATTTAAAGTTTCTTTGGGGGTAAAATGTCTAAGTCAAATGTTGCGATAAATTATTAACTTAAAACCGAGACgaatatataatttgaaaacataaaactaCATATGTAAATTGTTATAATTCTCATGATATACAATATCAATAAAACatgatttaatatattcaaatcaaaggGGAATTATTGAGAGATTgatttgtgtaaaatttgaaattttataagtTGATAGATTTCTTAAGAATTCTTTTCCCAATAACCTCTCTAAATAACTTTTGCAATATCTTGCCAAAACCTGATATTTTAATTACTGTTTGatattagaatcaaaatctaaagTTAAATTCCACATTTGGAGTATAATCTAGTTAATAGTACCAAATGTTATATAATTAACCAATATTAGAACAAGATCATGATGATAGGTAAGTCAGTATATGTATACAAACATCTAGTGATGAGATCCAGTTGAAATTTTAACgcaattttgtttgtttttttggttttaaaatatgtaaatttattattttatactcatattaAAAGAAGCTAAAATTACGGTGTTACCCaatgaattatatttaaaatatgtaaatttattattttatactcatattaAAAGCAATTTAACTATCGAcagaaaaattgaaattagttTAACTGATAAAATACTATGCTATACAATTTATTCattcaatattaaaataatgtCATAATGAATAagtatacatgtttttaaaaaaataaaataaagcgaaacaaaaaaaatgccaaaatatttcatataaagaaacatgaaaataatatatttaattatgcaATTGATATTTTAACGTTTCAATAGTTAAAACTAAGAAAATGGTATTTCGTATATAAAACCTAATTATAAAAATCCATGTGTCACGTCCATTGAATTTTAACGtattttttttggcttttgattattttttaactgATTTTACGCTAGTCAACTTCTTCTTTTCTACAGCATGTGTTTCTATTAATGACATACAATTAATACAATATATGGaggtattttaaatataaaaatgcaaacaaCTTACTGGACACTCaattaataaactaaaaccATAGTTCATAACTTAAAACATAGTAAGTAACATGCTAAATGAGTGATATATATCCACATTAGCAAGAAAACTCATAGTGATATTTACCGGCGCTTAACCACACGCATGGATGGTCGAGTAGTACgacaaaattaaaaagatgttaAACATTTCGGGTTTGGAATCCACCAAATCCAAATTTATTCTTTTGTGTGGCTAAGATATATGGATATCTGATTGCTTTACGAGCAACCGAGTTTGTTTGGCACCGTCGTAAGCAAACTTCAGAAGACTATCGATTCGGTTGTTGAGATAAGCTTGAACGAGAAGAAAGTTTGAGAAACAAGAAAGAGTCCTAATCCTACCGAGTCATAGAAAATAAGAAGTATAATatatttaggagttatctaaatATGTTACCTATTAGGATTAGGATATATCAAGCTCTAATAAGTTGATGTCAATGTGTGACATACCTTAATAGAGTTTGGAGATTGAAAACTTgtgttttgagttattttcaCAAGTTAATAATAAAAGAGTCATTCTTATTTACATCTTTGATCTCTATATTTTGTATCCGAGCTTagggtttttggatttttctttcaCAAAGAAAAGATTCACGAGCCATGGGAGACATTACAGTGGTAACAAGTACAAAATCGAAGGATGAGCTATACTCGGTCAAGTGTCCGATGTTGAACTCCACAAACTACACTGTATGAACAATTAGAATGAAGAATCTGCTCAAAGTTCAGAAAGTCTGGAGTATTATTGAAGAGGAGACGGATGACGATGAGAAAAATAATAGGGCGTTAGCTCTGTTATTTCAAGCAATACCCGAAGCTTTAATACTACAGGTTGGCGAGATGGACACAACGAAGAAGGTTTGGGATGCGATCAAGACGAAACACGTTGGTGCATAACGGATTAAAGAAGCTAGGTTGCAAACTTTAATGGCTGATTTTGATAGACTCAAAATGAAGGAGACAGAGAAAATAGATGACTTCGTCGGCAAGTTAACTGAGATATCATCAAAAGCTGCTTCCCTAGGAGAGGAAATCGAAGAAACTAAGCTTGTCAAGAAGTTTCTTAAGTGCCTTCCACGGAAAAAGTATAAACACATCGTCGCCTCCTTTGAACAGGTACTTGACCTAAAAAACATGAGTTTTGAGGACATCATAGGCTGCCTAAAGGCTTACGAAGAGAGAGTGGCCGAGGAAGATGAAGCACAAGAGGATCAGGGTAAGCTCATGTATTCATACGCAGAATCACAACCAGCATATAATGAAGACTACAGAGGATACATAGGACAAGGCGGACGTGGTTATCGTGGAAGAGGTTGAGGGAGATCTAATGGAGGACGAGTCCTATCTAGAATTACTTGTTTCAGGTGCGATAAGATGGGTCCTTATGCGATGTCGTGTCCAGATCGATTGTTAAAGTTACAAGAAGCTCAAAAGAATGACAAAGACGATACACAAGACGCTGACGAGCTCATGATGCACGGGGTTGTGTACCTAAACGAAGAGAAGGTTATGCCAAACAAGTACAATGAGCAGTTTGGTGACATATGGTATAAAGATAATGGAGCTAGCAACCATATGACTGGAGATCGACGTTACTTTTCAAAGATCAATGAGGCTATTACGGGCAAGGTAAAATTTGGTGATGATTCTCGCATAAATATCAAAGGGAAAGGATCCATCGAGTTCATTGATACGAACAGAGAGGCAAGGACTATGACCAAAGTTTCTTTTATTCCTGAATTGAAATCAAACATCATCAGTCTTGGACGGGCAACAGAATCAGGCTGCGATGTAAAACTAAGGGGAGAACATCTAACTATGCATGATTGATACACTAGAAATAaatccttgctactgtcaagttaacagtggtaattgtaatatttgagattcaatccagaggaccagtttactctttactcttatgagttcaatattaAGCTGGGAAAAAGTGGGGTTTTAAAATCAATGGTGACGCAAGTAACTAAAATACCTAgagattcaaattcgatttaaatgaaAGCCGGCTTAGGGTTGTTCATCGAGTGTCAATGCAGAACCAAACCACTATTCAAGTGCAATGAGgtgcagtctagaactcggatcactcggcTAAAATAATCCACTATCGTGGACTTGTTCCCTTTGCTGATCGGTCTTGAGTCCTAGGGTctcacttggaacaagacgcgataGCAAGCCTTAGAAATCAGGTCCGATTAGTTtacttaataccctaatatctactctcgctgattagggatatgaagctcattcaatatatgtcaatttatctcctaagcggttagctaggtgattaaaCTAGAGATCGAACATTAAGGGATCAATTCAatgcaagcagtaagaacaatatgaatgaagaacagttaAAATCACTTATTTGCGTTTAGCTCATCCGATTgacaccctaaaaccctaagcaagcttagccgactactcaatcataaagcaagatgacacagacatgatttctgaataatactgcatataaaataaagtagaaagacaagggttcaggatgatcttctcgtgaaaatgagagatgaagccttctcccttacaagttgctaaATCCAAAATAGTTCTCGGTCTCTTGTAAAACTAGTGTCAGAAATTAGAAATGATAGCATAggctttttatatggaggcgccagtggtaaagagaaaggagagaaaATCTAGGGCAAATCCCTGAAATCTTGGAGGTTTCCTTAATAGTCGGGCACCGTCAGTCGCTTGCTCTCTTTGGGAACAACCTTCGGATTGATCCGACTGGCTGTTCTGCGTTAGATATTCTAAAATGACTTCTTCCTTCATGGCACTCTCTTCTTTACTCTTTCACATACTCTAAACCTGGAATGACATAAAATAAgcacgaattaggactgagaattaactcaaagaacacatataatggtattaaaaacaccatatatcaatgaTCGAGACGACAAGCTACTTGTGAAAGAAGTAAGGTCGAAGAATCGACTCTACAAGGTCCGTATGGGAATAAAAGAATCTATGTGCCTCATCTCTACAACGGCCAGTGAATCTAACAGATGGCATGCTCGTTTGGGTCACGTTAACTTTGGGACGATGAAATCAATGGTGCAGCGAGAGCTCGTGCTTGGAATGCCTCATATAGACGTCGAAAGAGAGATATGTAGCTCGTGTCTCCTAGGAAAGCAAAATCGACAGGTATTCCCACAAACCACTACTTATCGATCCAGCAAGAAGCTTGAGTTAATTCACGGAGACCTTTGTGGTCCTATAACA encodes:
- the LOC106382147 gene encoding xyloglucan O-acetyltransferase 2 — its product is MKSSSVFWESSEKTQRWIASNMGRSSPFLLPFLCISLFFTVFLVYHQSPFRSISDQNVPTTQPQIDPDCDLFKGHWVPDKRGSLYTNSSCSTIPASKNCIKHGRSDRYFLFWRWKPDGCDLPRFNPKAFLSMVRGKKMSFIGDSVARNHMESLLCLLSMEETPRDIYKDGEDRNRIWYFPSHDFTLSTSWTKFLVAGQERVDSNKTGTGLFDLDLAKMDEGWSKGLPNTDISIVSAAHWFFRPIIIHRGDETLGCIYCNLPNMTHISPDEGFKLVYSAVFKHISECKNCKEDLVTVLRTISPSHFENGTWDTGGACSRTSPFGENQIDLQSNEMKIRTSQIQQLEGVTKGDYKGKKFAVLDVTKVMLMRPDGHPNGHWGNKWMKGYNDCVHWCLPGPIDAWNEFLMAVIRQLR